A region of the Dyadobacter sp. CECT 9275 genome:
GCCGGGAAGTGCTCTATTCGTTATATGTGCTGGCACTGGCAGGTCATCCCAACCGTTCGGCCATGAATTATTACAAGCAAAATCCGCAGTTGCTGACCACCGACTCCAGGTATCTGCTCGCTGCTGCTTTCCAGCTCACCGGCGACAGCAGAAGTTTTGTTTCCTTATTACCCAAATCATATACGCCAGAAACGGCGCAGGCGATGGACGGCAGTTATTCGTCTCCGCTACGGAATACGGCCTTGGTATTGAACACATTACTGGAATCTGATTCGGATAACCCCCAGGTCACTCCGCTGGCCCGGCAGCTGTCCAAAGCAATTGCATCAAGCAGTTATATCAACACACAGGAGGCCTCGTTCGTAGTTTTGGCCCTTGGAAAAATTGCAAAAAGAACATCCGCTTCGTCCGTCAAAGCCACCTTAAGTTTGAAAGGTAAAAAGCTGAGCACATTTGAAGGAAAAGAACTTAAACTGGTGCAGGGCCTGGTTAACCAAAAAATAGAAATTGCAACACAGGGAACAGGCGGGTTGTATTGGTTCAGCCAGTCAGAAGGTATTTCATCTACGGGTTCCTATGTAGAAGAAGATCAGGGCTTGCGGGTACGCCGGGAGTTCCTGACAAGAGACGGTAAACCCGCCGGATCGTTACACCAGAATGATTTGGTCGTAGTGAAGGTTTCGCTTTTAAGCACCACGGGATTACCTGTTGACAATGTAGTGGTTACGGACATCCTGCCCGCAGGCTTTGAAATAGAAAATCCACGGATCACAGAGGTAAGAGATATGCCCTGGATCAGCAATGCATCTGTTCCCGACTATTACGATATCCGCGACGACCGCATTCATTTCTTTACGCAAGCCAGCCATATTGAAAAGTCCTTTTATTATCAGGTAAGGATTGTTTCAAAAGGGAAATTTACCGTTGGTCCGGCGGCGGCTGACGCTATGTACCAGGGTGAATACCGAAGTTACTCCGGAGGCGGCAGGATTACAGTGGAATGACAGGTTATAAAAAAAGCAGTTGTCCGGGATGCGGACAACTGCCAATATTCCTTTCATATCATTCCTCCTTTATTTCCTAAGCAGAGTTCCGTGCAGCATTAATGATACCAAACATCGCCCTGACGATCAGCTGATTATAGGTTTCTACATCTACCGGGAGCGTTTTAGGATCTTCTGCCAGCATCTGCAGCGCATACTGCTGGATCGTGATCAAAGGTAATACAATCCTCTCACGGGTTTTGATAGAAACCTTTGTAACATTATTGCTATCCAGCAGCTCCTTCTGCCCCGACACATCCAGCAAAGTATCCAGCGTCAGCTTAAATTCCGCGTACATTTTATCCCAGAATTCACGGTATTCCTCGTCATCACGCAGATATTTGGTCGCCGGAAAAAATGCTTTCGAAAGCGATTGCATTGAGTTCTCGATCAGTGTGCGGAAGAAAAGTGACTTTTTATAAAGTTTTTTAATCGCATCCTTTTTCCCCTCTTTATCCATCTGCTGAATGGCCGATCCAAAACCATAAAAGCCAGGAACGTTCTGCTTCATCTGCGCCCAGGAGCCTACAAAAGGAATGGCTCTCAGATCTTCAAATTTCAGACCTTCATCGTCATTACCACGCTTGGTAGGGCGGCTCCCGATATTGGTTTGTCCGTAAAAGCGTAACGGAGTTTTCTTGTCAAGATACTTTACAAATTTCGGATGCTTTTTAAGATTCAGGTATGAATCGTACGCTGATGCAGCCATCTCCTCTATCAGAGCCTTATCCGCTTCATCCAGGTCCTCCTCCGTACGATTTGCCTTAAAGAGGTGATTTTCCAGCCCGGCTGTGAATAACCTTTCCAGGTTATACATAGCTGTCGTGACAGTTCCGTAATTGGAACTGATCGTTTGCCCCTGCACTGTCAGTTGTATCTCTTTGTCCTCAATATCCTGGCCCAGTGAAGAATAAAAATTGTGGTTGTTGCCTCCGCCACGTGCAGGAGGTCCTCCGCGTCCGTCGAAGAAAGTGACTTTTATTCCAAATTCCCTGGAAACCTTGGTAAGTGCTTCTTTGGCAGTATAAATTGACCAGTTAGCTCGCAGATATCCGCCATCCTTGGTACCATCCGAAAATCCGACCATGATCGTCTGGTGGTTATCCCGATTTTCCAAATGAGCGCGGTAGTAGTCGTTGTTATACAACTTCCGCATGATTTCGGGAGCGTTTGCCAGGTCATCTACTGTTTCGAAGAGTGGTACCACATCCAATGCCAGTTTACCCTTATCGTCTGCTATCAGATTTTTGGCCAACGCAAGCACCTGCATCACGTTCAGCGCCGAGGTATTGTTGCTGATCACATAGCGGTGTGCCCCTTTTTCCCCGTTTA
Encoded here:
- a CDS encoding phosphoenolpyruvate carboxylase, whose product is MNNSFQDAVVTKYNIFNSLFLSLPYRGIFQTGSLLPILTQQSEVGFQEGKSPRQIIEHFFEELLETATPKERTDLLFAFIQYIERQVVLFDSVEDAAFDQTHDLTGKGSVVYLTERLDSEVLKKKLLAKLEDFSVRIVLTAHPTQFYSGKVLGIITDLEDAIKKNDFTEVNQLLLQLGKTAFINHEKPTPFDEAVSLCWFLENVYYDAIPSILTKLITGLGMSLHDWPYPNVFRLGFWPGGDRDGNPFVNPEITLKVAERLRETLLRGYYRDIRTLKRRLTFKGVDDAVALAERKMNSTIFGPYEEGYNNAQELIDELLLARDVLVNKHQGLFVELLDNFILKLNLFGFFFASLDVRQDSRKHAKAWEDILKRLEKKIPLLKYSDYESWDEDKKIDMLLSLNIPLRDEDYEDPLTKDILGSIRAIKTIQGLNGEKGAHRYVISNNTSALNVMQVLALAKNLIADDKGKLALDVVPLFETVDDLANAPEIMRKLYNNDYYRAHLENRDNHQTIMVGFSDGTKDGGYLRANWSIYTAKEALTKVSREFGIKVTFFDGRGGPPARGGGNNHNFYSSLGQDIEDKEIQLTVQGQTISSNYGTVTTAMYNLERLFTAGLENHLFKANRTEEDLDEADKALIEEMAASAYDSYLNLKKHPKFVKYLDKKTPLRFYGQTNIGSRPTKRGNDDEGLKFEDLRAIPFVGSWAQMKQNVPGFYGFGSAIQQMDKEGKKDAIKKLYKKSLFFRTLIENSMQSLSKAFFPATKYLRDDEEYREFWDKMYAEFKLTLDTLLDVSGQKELLDSNNVTKVSIKTRERIVLPLITIQQYALQMLAEDPKTLPVDVETYNQLIVRAMFGIINAARNSA